One genomic segment of Cololabis saira isolate AMF1-May2022 chromosome 22, fColSai1.1, whole genome shotgun sequence includes these proteins:
- the LOC133423728 gene encoding cytokine receptor-like, translating into MAEAGFARTPEQLKIKWKNLRTAYISAKNKNNRSGHDPASCPHFAILDDLLGGRPLSQAGQNGVDSGFPAANQEAATDMESTAETEMGGHVETAERGEEACPVAGTSQCSSPLQSNSELLEISAQRPRRRRQGSDVALLCDFWRERHRERDEQQRERDEQQRERDEQQRESDDRQERTLACFLGEIRATNRLFGAVLDSINRLTPPAPTSHPPRNSTPRPGYLAFPRPLSPVYHPQTPSTPSRPRPMTSDPEAYPGYHRALPGPSSPAPSTPSSPMTSDPEAYPGYHRSLPGPSSPAPSTPSSPMTSDPEVYPGYHGALPGPSKYRDL; encoded by the exons ATGGCTGAGGCTGGCTTCGCAAGGACACCGGAGCAGCTCAAGATAAAATGGAAGAACCTACGAACGGCGTATATTAGcgccaaaaataaaaataatagaaGTGGACACGATCCAGCAAGTTGTCCACACTTCGCTATTTTAGACGACCTGCTTGGGGGTCGTCCCTTGTCCCAAGCCGGACAAAATGGGGTGGACTCCGGATTCCCGGCAGCCAACCAAG AAGCAGCAACAGACATGGAGTCAACAGCAGAAACCGAGATGGGCGGCCATGTTGAGACAGCAGAGCGTGGAGAAGAGGCTTGTCCCGTTGCTGGGACCTCACAGTGCAGTTCCCCGCTGCAGAGCAACTCGGAGTTACTAG AGATAAGTGCTCAGAGACCTCGTCGGAGGCGGCAGGGAAGCGACGTCGCTCTCCTATGCGACTTCTGGCGAGAGCGTCATCGGGAGCGCGACGAGCAACAGAGGGAGCGCGACGAGCAACAGAGGGAGCGCGACGAGCAACAGAGAGAGAGCGACGACCGACAGGAGCGGACGCTGGCCTGTTTTCTCGGGGAGATAAGAGCCACAAACAGACTGTTCGGCGCAGTTCTGGACTCCATTAACAGACTGACGCCTCCGGCACCCACCTCCCACCCACCTAGGAACTCCACCCCACGACCAGGGTATCTGGCCTTCCCAAGACCTTTAAGCCCGGTGTACCACCCACAAACTCCATCCACCCCCTCACGACCAAGGCCAATGACCTCCGACCCGGAAGCCTACCCAGGGTACCACCGTGCCCTTCCAGGCCCATCAAGCCCGGCGCCATCCACCCCCTCTTCGCCAATGACCTCCGACCCGGAAGCCTacccagggtaccaccgttccCTTCCAGGCCCATCAAGCCCGGCACCATCCACCCCCTCTTCGCCAATGACCTCCGACCCGGAAGTCTACCCAGGGTACCACGGTGCCCTCCCAGGTCCATCCAAGTACCGCGACCTgtag